A region from the Lolium perenne isolate Kyuss_39 chromosome 4, Kyuss_2.0, whole genome shotgun sequence genome encodes:
- the LOC127348606 gene encoding serpin-Z2B-like: protein MATTLATDVRLSIANQTRFALRLASVISSNPEYAAFNVAYSPLSLHVGLSLLAAGARGATREQLVATLGTGEASEEAEGLQALAEQVVQLVLTDASCVGGPHIAFANGIFVDASLALKPSFQELAVGRYKANVQSADFQTKPAEAAHQVNSWVEEITSGLIKDILPEGSVDSTTKLVLGNALYFKGAWPEKFDASKTKDDMFYLLDGSSVQTPFMSTTKKQYISSSNNLKVLKLPYLQGGDKRQFSMYILLPEARDGLWSLVKRLSSEPEFIETHIPSEKVEVGQFKLPKFKISFGFEASKFLQGLGLQLPFSPGADFSEMVDCQVAQNLYISSIQHKSFVEVNEEGTEAAAATAVGVTFLAMPLRTDFVVDHPFLFLIREDDTGVVLFVGHVVNPILSL from the exons ATGGCAACCACCTTAGCCACCGACGTCCGCCTCTCTATCGCGAACCAGACCCGCTTCGCCCTCCGCCTCGCCTCTGTCATATCCTCCAACCCAGAGTATGCAGCCTTTAATGTTGCCTACTCTCCACTCTCCCTCCATGTTGGGCTCAGCCTCCTCGCTGCTGGTGCAAGGGGCGCCACCCGCGAGCAGCTTGTCGCCACTCTCGGGACAGGGGAAGCAAGTGAGGAGGCTGAGGGCCTCCAAGCCCTTGCTGAGCAAGTGGTGCAGCTCGTGCTCACCGACGCGTCCTGCGTCGGTGGCCCGCACATCGCCTTCGCCAACGGCATCTTTGTCGACGCGTCACTCGCGCTCAAGCCTTCCTTTCAGGAGCTTGCTGTTGGCAGGTACAAGGCCAACGTGCAGTCCGCCGACTTTCAAACTAAG CCTGCTGAAGCTGCTCATCAAGTTAATTCATGGGTAGAGGAAATCACATCAGGTCTCATCAAAGATATCCTCCCTGAAGGATCTGTTGACAGTACAACTAAACTGGTTCTTGGTAATGCCCTTTATTTCAAAGGAGCTTGGCCTGAGAAGTTTGATGCATCTAAGACAAAGGACGATATGTTCTACCTTCTTGATGGGAGCTCAGTTCAAACACCATTCATGTCTACCACAAAGAAGCAATACATTTCGTCTAGCAACAACTTGAAGGTACTTAAGCTTCCTTACCTGCAAGGTGGGGACAAGAGGCAATTTTCCATGTACATTCTTCTTCCAGAAGCACGTGACGGTCTCTGGAGCTTGGTTAAAAGGTTGAGCTCTGAGCCAGAGTTCATAGAGACCCATATCCCATCAGAGAAGGTTGAAGTCGGGCAGTTCAAGCTCCCTAAGTTCAAGATATCATTTGGATTTGAAGCATCCAAGTTTCTCCAAGGTTTGGGTCTTCAGCTGCCATTCAGCCCAGGAGCAGATTTTTCAGAGATGGTGGATTGTCAAGTGGCACAAAACCTGTACATCTCATCTATTCAGCACAAATCATTTGTCGAAGTAAATGAAGAAGGAACTGAGGCTGCCGCGGCAACTGCCGTAGGGGTGACGTTTCTGGCAATGCCCTTGAGGACCGATTTTGTTGTTGATCATCCATTCCTCTTCCTTATCCGTGAAGATGACACCGGTGTGGTGTTGTTCGTTGGTCATGTTGTAAACCCCATCCTGTCTTTATAA